Proteins found in one Subtercola endophyticus genomic segment:
- a CDS encoding GDSL-type esterase/lipase family protein has product MATARLSRRTRVGIGVGIAVLVAIAVVLTVVVVKGPSSATIASGTPAPRTSAPVTPSPATTSTVTPPGPTATPLVVYVGNSFVGGSSEDSGSQDRFPALVGDALHTDWQTITSGGSGYVDPGDDGLRFDDLAEQVPANASLVVIVGSDDDAGYPYEKIMDAALTTLQTIKQRAPNAAILVVSTPWVSASVPDGIQTSRNAVRDAAAMDALPYVDPIADGWWFTGPPEQIGDDGLHPTDLGHAQAAEHLEPIIQQLLDR; this is encoded by the coding sequence GTGGCCACCGCACGACTCTCCCGACGCACGCGAGTGGGTATCGGTGTGGGAATCGCGGTGCTGGTGGCGATTGCGGTTGTGCTCACCGTCGTGGTCGTGAAGGGGCCGTCGTCGGCCACCATCGCCTCCGGAACGCCGGCGCCCCGCACCAGCGCGCCCGTCACCCCGTCGCCCGCAACGACCTCGACTGTCACACCTCCGGGGCCGACGGCCACGCCGCTGGTGGTCTACGTCGGCAACTCGTTCGTCGGCGGGTCGAGCGAAGACTCCGGCTCGCAAGACCGCTTTCCGGCTCTCGTCGGTGACGCCCTGCACACCGATTGGCAGACCATCACGTCAGGCGGTTCGGGTTATGTCGACCCCGGCGACGACGGCCTGCGCTTCGACGACCTCGCCGAACAGGTGCCCGCGAACGCGAGCCTGGTCGTCATCGTGGGCAGCGACGATGACGCCGGGTACCCGTACGAAAAGATCATGGATGCCGCCCTCACCACCCTGCAGACCATCAAGCAGCGCGCGCCGAACGCCGCCATTCTCGTCGTGAGCACGCCCTGGGTCAGCGCCTCTGTGCCCGACGGAATCCAGACGTCGCGCAACGCGGTGCGCGACGCGGCGGCGATGGATGCCCTGCCCTACGTCGATCCGATCGCCGACGGCTGGTGGTTCACCGGGCCGCCCGAGCAGATCGGAGACGACGGCCTGCACCCCACCGATCTCGGGCATGCACAGGCGGCCGAGCACCTCGAGCCGATCATCCAGCAGCTGCTCGACCGGTAA
- a CDS encoding MFS transporter has product MQLTSRRPFPWAMLVAIVLIGFILRGPIIAVAPISGIMRAELGLNAAQFGLLTSLPVLCFAVITPFASYFVGKGGANFSTMIAIIGVGLGSIIRSAGGVEAVFVGTIIMGAFITIGNVVIPVVIRRDIPPERVAIVTGSYTSALNVSSMITSLATAPIALALGWQIALLSWTGFVVIAAIGRLVAITPRAAFRFGPVKPLIETGAGDTVAIDTSSVPALNGARPQTWRDASAVLLSLAFAGQAFAYYGLTAWFPSILVSEDGLSVTAAGSSSSIFQIAAVVGALGAPLLSKRIGVPITFGIVAALWLSCPLGLLVSPQLWYVWGFTGGVAQGGGITLVFMLIVQLAMSGTHARRLSAMVQGVGYALGATSPTLIGAAHDATGAWGLPLVVVGIGTLTFTVAGLAGAIRATRRAPSAAR; this is encoded by the coding sequence ATGCAGCTCACCTCCCGACGCCCTTTTCCCTGGGCGATGCTGGTGGCCATCGTGCTCATCGGCTTCATTCTGCGCGGCCCCATCATCGCCGTGGCCCCCATCAGCGGAATCATGCGCGCGGAGCTCGGCCTGAACGCCGCCCAGTTCGGCCTGCTGACCAGTCTTCCGGTGCTCTGCTTCGCCGTGATCACCCCGTTCGCGTCGTACTTCGTCGGCAAGGGCGGGGCGAACTTCTCCACGATGATCGCCATCATCGGGGTCGGGCTGGGGTCGATCATCCGTTCGGCCGGCGGAGTCGAAGCCGTGTTCGTGGGCACGATCATCATGGGAGCGTTCATCACGATCGGCAACGTGGTGATTCCGGTCGTGATCAGGCGCGATATTCCGCCGGAACGGGTGGCGATCGTGACGGGCTCGTATACCTCGGCCCTCAACGTCAGTTCGATGATCACCTCGCTCGCGACCGCGCCGATCGCGCTGGCACTCGGCTGGCAGATCGCGCTGTTGAGCTGGACAGGTTTTGTCGTCATCGCCGCGATCGGCCGGCTGGTCGCTATCACGCCGCGGGCCGCCTTTCGGTTCGGCCCGGTCAAGCCGCTCATCGAGACGGGCGCGGGCGACACCGTGGCCATCGATACGAGTTCGGTGCCGGCCCTGAACGGTGCGCGACCGCAGACCTGGCGCGACGCCTCCGCCGTGCTGCTCTCGCTGGCCTTCGCCGGGCAGGCGTTCGCGTATTACGGGCTGACGGCGTGGTTCCCGAGCATTCTCGTGAGCGAAGACGGCCTCTCGGTGACGGCGGCCGGCTCGAGTTCGTCGATCTTTCAGATCGCCGCGGTCGTCGGCGCTCTCGGCGCTCCACTGCTCTCGAAGCGCATCGGGGTGCCCATCACGTTCGGCATCGTGGCCGCGCTCTGGCTGAGCTGCCCGCTCGGCCTGCTCGTGTCGCCGCAGCTCTGGTACGTCTGGGGTTTCACGGGCGGAGTGGCGCAGGGCGGCGGGATCACGCTCGTGTTCATGCTGATCGTGCAGCTCGCCATGAGCGGCACCCATGCCCGCCGGCTGTCGGCGATGGTGCAGGGCGTCGGGTACGCGCTCGGCGCGACCTCGCCCACCCTCATCGGTGCGGCGCACGACGCGACCGGGGCCTGGGGCCTTCCGCTCGTGGTCGTGGGTATCGGAACGCTCACGTTCACGGTCGCCGGGCTCGCCGGGGCGATTCGGGCCACCCGGCGCGCGCCGAGCGCGGCGCGGTAG
- a CDS encoding MFS transporter, which yields MSDSTNSGLTGPTGIRQRRSLPPTAAFVGTAAAFAALYLAAGAPTSLLVLFEKEWGFPAWVLTVAFAAYAIGLLVSLLIVGSLSDYLGRRPVLIASLALELVAMLMFVFASDITAVIVARVVQGIATGAATSALTASVVELAPERFKRLGAVIGGIAPAGGLGLGALFAGLAVQFTADADVVVFVTLSVVVALGLAVAFFSAETVGRQRGAVRSLVPRVSIPAAARAEFRATIPVLTGAWMLAGLFLGLAPTIIRDIFGIDSGLVNGVTVFIQPGAAAVAGLLLGGVLARRATLVGGVAVLVGAVIIVTSIGLGILPLMWVGALIGGSGFGASFSGSLRLVGPLAKPHQRAGLFAGVYLVSYLAFGVSVIIAGQLIAPLGLMTTVLAFGVAIVVVAGLGIGAQLRMQRRDVAGVAAAAAAGSAAAAAASAATSVAAAAAGSAASAAVVGAPETAVAEGAARSADAPRCGSTTGMAAPAA from the coding sequence GTGAGCGACAGCACGAATTCGGGCCTAACGGGCCCCACGGGCATCCGGCAGCGCAGATCGTTGCCACCCACGGCTGCATTCGTGGGTACTGCCGCGGCTTTCGCCGCTCTGTATCTCGCGGCGGGTGCACCGACCTCGCTGCTGGTGCTGTTCGAGAAGGAGTGGGGTTTTCCGGCCTGGGTGCTCACCGTCGCGTTCGCCGCTTACGCCATCGGTCTGCTGGTGAGCCTGCTGATCGTCGGATCGTTGTCGGACTACCTCGGGCGACGACCCGTGCTGATCGCCTCGCTCGCGCTCGAACTCGTCGCCATGCTGATGTTCGTGTTCGCGAGCGATATCACGGCCGTCATCGTGGCTCGAGTCGTGCAGGGCATCGCGACCGGTGCCGCGACGAGCGCGCTCACGGCTTCGGTGGTCGAGCTCGCGCCCGAGCGATTCAAGCGCCTGGGCGCGGTGATCGGCGGCATTGCGCCGGCCGGCGGCCTCGGGCTCGGTGCGCTGTTCGCCGGTCTCGCCGTGCAGTTCACGGCCGACGCCGACGTGGTGGTGTTCGTCACCCTCTCGGTGGTCGTCGCTCTGGGGCTCGCCGTCGCGTTCTTCTCGGCCGAGACGGTGGGGCGCCAGCGCGGTGCGGTGCGGTCGCTTGTTCCTCGGGTGTCGATTCCGGCGGCGGCGCGGGCCGAGTTCCGGGCGACGATTCCCGTACTGACGGGCGCGTGGATGCTCGCGGGGCTCTTTCTGGGGTTGGCCCCCACGATCATCCGCGACATCTTCGGCATCGATAGCGGTCTCGTGAACGGGGTGACGGTGTTCATTCAGCCCGGGGCTGCGGCGGTCGCCGGACTGTTGCTCGGCGGCGTGCTCGCCCGGCGCGCGACTCTCGTGGGCGGCGTCGCCGTGCTCGTAGGCGCGGTGATCATCGTCACATCGATCGGTCTCGGCATTCTGCCGCTGATGTGGGTCGGCGCCCTGATCGGCGGCTCTGGGTTCGGCGCCTCGTTCTCGGGCTCGCTGCGGCTTGTCGGGCCGCTCGCGAAGCCGCACCAGCGCGCCGGACTCTTCGCCGGGGTCTACCTCGTGTCGTACCTCGCGTTCGGCGTCTCGGTGATCATCGCGGGGCAGCTGATCGCGCCGCTCGGACTGATGACGACGGTACTGGCGTTCGGCGTCGCGATCGTGGTGGTAGCGGGCCTGGGTATCGGGGCGCAGCTGCGCATGCAGCGCCGGGATGTTGCTGGTGTTGCCGCTGCCGCTGCCGCTGGTTCTGCTGCTGCTGCTGCCGCTTCTGCCGCCACTTCTGTGGCCGCTGCCGCCGCGGGTTCTGCGGCTTCTGCCGCGGTCGTGGGCGCGCCGGAAACCGCAGTGGCCGAGGGTGCCGCGCGGAGCGCCGACGCGCCGAGGTGCGGTTCGACGACCGGAATGGCCGCACCCGCGGCGTAG
- a CDS encoding FMN-dependent NADH-azoreductase, with the protein MANLLQLDSSADPVRSRSRAIGHSFAEAWLAANPANTVTYRDLHANPLPHLPDAALHWPERLRPADAAPSAAAEALQTELIAELTAADALLVDAPMYNYSLPSALKAWIDYIHVPAVTAPFDVPTQPMAGRPAVVVTSRGASYDAGTPTADWDHAVPVLQLILGTALGMDVSVITTSLTLADSVAALAEQLPRAEAELAAAHALAAAEGARLGA; encoded by the coding sequence ATGGCCAACCTGCTTCAGCTCGACTCCTCTGCCGACCCCGTGCGGTCTCGTTCGCGCGCGATCGGGCACTCGTTCGCCGAGGCGTGGCTCGCGGCGAACCCCGCGAACACCGTCACGTACCGGGATCTGCACGCGAACCCGCTTCCGCACTTGCCCGACGCGGCGCTGCACTGGCCAGAGCGGCTGCGCCCCGCCGATGCCGCTCCGTCCGCCGCGGCCGAGGCACTGCAGACCGAACTCATCGCCGAGTTGACGGCTGCCGATGCGCTGCTGGTGGATGCACCGATGTACAACTATTCGCTGCCGTCGGCTCTGAAGGCGTGGATCGACTACATCCACGTGCCCGCCGTCACCGCCCCGTTCGACGTTCCGACTCAGCCGATGGCGGGGCGCCCGGCCGTCGTCGTCACCAGCCGTGGCGCCTCCTACGACGCCGGCACCCCGACCGCCGACTGGGATCACGCGGTGCCGGTGCTGCAGCTCATCCTGGGCACCGCGCTCGGAATGGATGTCTCGGTGATCACCACGAGCCTCACCCTGGCCGACTCGGTTGCGGCTCTTGCCGAGCAACTCCCGCGCGCCGAGGCCGAGCTCGCCGCCGCTCACGCCCTGGCCGCCGCCGAGGGCGCCCGCCTCGGCGCCTGA
- a CDS encoding fatty acid desaturase family protein, with protein sequence MSSPSIPLGMQPRIPAAKVAASIPAAAKPVVTFTRTKPGGNRVNPTTEYSALLRTVRDAGLLRRARTYYYVMFASLVVALGGVAVGFVLLGDSWFQLIMAGVLGIILTQFAFLAHEASHRQVFESGKANDLAGRMLANLFVGISYSWWMNKHSRHHANPNILGKDPDIDRDVVSFTEDQAGETRGIYAWFTKRQGKFFFPILVLEGLNLHVHGFRTVFGRGKVDKRTIEIVMLVARIGAYVAVIFLMLPLGMAFAFIGVQLAVFGVYMGSSFAPNHIGMPILPRDSKVDFLRRQVLTSRNVSGGWFINWFMGGLNFQVEHHLFPNMARPHLRAAQVIAREYCDTHTILYTETTLPEAYATVVRYMNRVGLAAGRDGFQCPAASAYGR encoded by the coding sequence ATGAGCAGCCCAAGTATCCCCCTCGGCATGCAGCCGCGAATCCCCGCTGCGAAAGTCGCCGCGTCGATTCCTGCTGCGGCGAAGCCCGTCGTCACGTTCACGCGAACGAAACCGGGCGGCAATCGGGTGAATCCCACCACCGAGTACTCGGCGCTGCTGCGCACGGTTCGTGACGCCGGGCTGCTGCGCCGGGCGCGCACGTACTACTACGTCATGTTCGCCTCGCTCGTAGTCGCTCTCGGCGGCGTCGCCGTCGGGTTCGTGCTGCTCGGCGACTCGTGGTTCCAGCTGATCATGGCCGGCGTGCTCGGCATCATTCTCACCCAGTTCGCGTTTCTCGCGCACGAGGCCTCGCATCGTCAGGTCTTCGAGTCAGGCAAGGCGAACGACCTGGCCGGGCGGATGCTCGCGAATCTGTTCGTGGGCATCAGCTACTCCTGGTGGATGAACAAGCACAGCCGCCACCACGCCAACCCGAACATCCTCGGCAAAGACCCCGACATCGACCGCGACGTCGTCTCGTTCACCGAAGATCAGGCCGGCGAGACCCGCGGCATCTACGCGTGGTTCACGAAGCGCCAGGGAAAGTTCTTCTTTCCGATCCTCGTGCTCGAAGGGCTGAACCTGCACGTGCACGGTTTTCGCACCGTGTTCGGCCGCGGAAAGGTCGACAAGCGCACGATTGAGATCGTGATGCTGGTCGCCCGCATCGGCGCCTACGTCGCCGTGATCTTCTTGATGCTGCCGCTCGGCATGGCGTTCGCCTTCATCGGCGTTCAGCTCGCCGTGTTCGGTGTCTACATGGGGTCGTCGTTCGCGCCAAACCATATCGGCATGCCGATTCTGCCGCGCGACTCGAAGGTCGACTTTCTGCGCCGCCAGGTGCTGACCTCGCGCAATGTCAGCGGTGGCTGGTTCATCAACTGGTTCATGGGCGGACTCAACTTTCAGGTCGAGCACCACCTCTTTCCGAACATGGCGCGCCCGCATCTGCGTGCCGCTCAGGTCATCGCTCGCGAGTACTGCGACACCCACACGATTCTGTACACCGAGACGACGTTGCCCGAGGCCTACGCCACGGTCGTGCGGTACATGAATCGTGTCGGGCTGGCGGCCGGGCGCGACGGCTTCCAGTGCCCTGCGGCGTCGGCGTACGGGCGGTAA
- a CDS encoding NAD(P)/FAD-dependent oxidoreductase, translating to MTDQQNIVIVGAALAGASAAKALREQGFAGEIRMLGAESHRPYIRPPLSKGFLAGTDELDSVFVEAEGWYAERDVDLDLGVTVDAIDPEAQFVFLDSGEAVMYDKLLLATGSSARQLDVPGADLDGVFTVRTLDDAQALHAVLAAGDKRVIVVGSGWIGLEVAATARTLGNEVTVLDRGRVPLASVLGDELGQVFLDLHREHGVVVRSEVEVAELLSADAAEGGADARGVAAGDGSAERADARGAVTAVKLTTGDELPADVVVVGIGATPNIRLAEAAGLDIDNGVLVNAALRTSDPNIWAVGDIANAFHPVITRRVRSEHWANALNQGTAVAASMLGRSLSYDEIPYFYSDQFDLGMEYSGYSALARGASVVYRGDVAAREFIAFWLAEGRVVAGMNVNVWEVNEAVQGIIRRANLVDPARLADPAVPLDSL from the coding sequence GTGACCGATCAGCAGAACATTGTCATCGTCGGCGCGGCGCTCGCCGGGGCATCCGCTGCGAAAGCCTTGCGTGAGCAGGGTTTCGCCGGGGAGATCCGGATGCTCGGGGCCGAGTCGCATCGCCCGTACATCCGCCCGCCGCTGTCGAAGGGCTTTCTCGCCGGCACCGACGAGCTCGACTCCGTCTTCGTCGAAGCCGAGGGCTGGTACGCCGAGCGCGACGTGGATCTCGACCTCGGCGTGACCGTCGACGCGATCGACCCCGAAGCGCAGTTCGTCTTTCTCGACTCGGGGGAGGCCGTGATGTACGACAAGCTGCTGCTCGCGACGGGCTCGTCGGCGCGGCAGCTCGACGTGCCGGGGGCGGACCTCGACGGGGTCTTCACGGTGCGCACGCTCGACGACGCGCAGGCCCTGCACGCCGTTCTGGCGGCCGGAGACAAACGGGTGATCGTCGTCGGCTCCGGCTGGATCGGCCTGGAGGTCGCCGCCACAGCCCGCACCCTCGGCAACGAGGTGACCGTGCTCGACCGCGGCCGGGTCCCGCTGGCCTCGGTGCTCGGAGACGAGCTCGGGCAGGTGTTCCTCGACCTGCATCGTGAGCACGGCGTCGTGGTGCGGTCGGAGGTCGAGGTCGCAGAGCTGCTGAGTGCGGATGCCGCGGAGGGCGGTGCGGATGCCCGCGGTGTCGCCGCGGGCGACGGCTCCGCCGAGCGTGCGGATGCCCGGGGCGCCGTGACGGCCGTGAAACTGACCACCGGCGACGAGTTGCCCGCCGACGTCGTGGTCGTCGGTATCGGCGCTACCCCGAACATCCGGCTCGCCGAAGCCGCCGGCCTCGACATCGACAACGGCGTGCTGGTCAACGCCGCCCTGCGCACGAGCGACCCGAACATCTGGGCGGTCGGCGACATCGCGAATGCGTTCCACCCCGTGATCACGCGGCGCGTGCGAAGTGAGCACTGGGCGAACGCTCTGAACCAGGGCACAGCGGTGGCGGCGTCGATGCTCGGGCGCTCGCTTTCGTACGACGAGATTCCGTACTTCTACAGCGATCAGTTCGACCTCGGCATGGAGTACTCGGGCTATTCGGCGCTGGCTCGCGGAGCATCCGTCGTGTATCGCGGCGACGTGGCGGCGCGCGAGTTCATCGCGTTCTGGCTCGCGGAGGGCCGTGTTGTCGCCGGTATGAACGTCAACGTGTGGGAGGTGAACGAGGCCGTGCAGGGCATCATCCGCCGCGCGAACCTCGTCGACCCCGCCCGCCTGGCCGACCCCGCGGTACCGCTCGACTCCCTCTGA
- a CDS encoding type II toxin-antitoxin system PemK/MazF family toxin gives MVVQRGSVYWADLGAPRGSAPAKRRPVLVVQDDRFNRSALRTVIVATITSNTQTAEHPGNVFVPASASGLSKDAAVNVSQLQTLDKDELGEEVGSLPPYLVNEVSAGIRLVLTL, from the coding sequence GTGGTAGTTCAGCGCGGCAGCGTCTATTGGGCCGATCTCGGCGCGCCACGTGGCAGTGCTCCGGCGAAACGTCGGCCGGTGCTCGTCGTGCAAGACGATCGATTCAATCGCAGCGCGTTGCGCACGGTGATCGTGGCGACGATCACCTCGAACACGCAGACTGCCGAGCACCCTGGCAATGTGTTTGTTCCCGCTTCGGCCTCGGGCCTGAGCAAAGACGCGGCTGTGAACGTTTCGCAACTCCAGACTCTCGACAAAGACGAACTCGGTGAGGAGGTTGGATCGCTGCCGCCCTACCTCGTGAATGAGGTCAGTGCGGGCATCCGGCTGGTGCTCACTCTGTGA
- a CDS encoding ABC transporter permease has translation MGSEIGVLFRRRRTWVMLIALAAIPVLIAVAVRISSAGSTPGRGPAFLGQITNNGLFVGLVALIICIPLFLPLTIGVVAGDTIAGEASSSTLRYLLVAPVGRARLLLVKFVAAAAFCVAATLVIIVAGALIGAALFPIGPVTLLSGDTVSLGEAGLRALLIAAYVTVSLLGLTAIGLFISTLTDIPVGAMAATVVVSIISQVLDSLPQLDWLHPWLFTHYWLDFADLLRQPIDWSSFGSNALLQLAYVAVFGTLAFGRFSTKDILS, from the coding sequence ATGGGATCGGAGATCGGTGTGCTGTTCCGGCGCCGACGCACGTGGGTGATGCTGATCGCCCTCGCCGCCATTCCGGTGCTGATCGCGGTGGCCGTGCGCATCTCATCGGCCGGATCGACCCCGGGTCGCGGGCCGGCGTTTCTCGGCCAGATCACCAACAACGGGCTGTTCGTCGGGCTTGTTGCGCTGATCATCTGCATTCCGCTGTTTCTGCCGCTGACCATCGGCGTGGTGGCGGGCGACACCATCGCGGGCGAAGCGAGTTCGTCGACCCTGCGTTACCTGCTCGTCGCACCGGTCGGGCGCGCCCGTCTGCTGCTCGTGAAATTCGTTGCGGCGGCTGCGTTCTGTGTGGCGGCGACTCTAGTCATCATCGTGGCCGGAGCCCTGATCGGCGCGGCGCTGTTCCCCATCGGACCGGTCACGCTGCTCTCGGGAGACACCGTGAGTCTCGGCGAGGCAGGTCTGCGGGCCTTGCTCATCGCCGCCTACGTGACGGTCTCGCTGCTCGGCCTCACCGCCATCGGCCTGTTCATCTCGACCCTCACCGACATTCCCGTCGGCGCGATGGCGGCGACCGTCGTGGTATCGATCATCTCGCAGGTGCTCGACTCACTGCCTCAGCTCGACTGGCTGCATCCGTGGCTCTTCACCCACTACTGGCTCGACTTCGCCGATCTGCTGCGCCAGCCCATCGACTGGTCGTCGTTCGGCTCGAACGCCCTGCTGCAGCTGGCCTACGTCGCCGTCTTCGGCACCCTCGCCTTCGGCCGCTTCAGCACGAAAGACATCCTCTCGTAG
- a CDS encoding ABC transporter ATP-binding protein yields the protein MTAAASTELAIETHALTKTFGKQTAVNGIDLAVPRGSVFGFLGPNGSGKTTTIRVLLGLASATSGEVSVLGQPLPGRLANVLPRVGALIEGPGFYPFLSGEANLRRLDSADRYVSSSTRRARVDAALDRVGLSHAAGKKVKAYSLGMKQRLGIANALLTPRDLIVLDEPTNGLDPQGTREVRNLVRSLTAEGTTVFVSSHLLAEIEQICTHAAVMRAGNLVAQGSLDDLRRAGQARVRVLTPDDLAAEQVLRRLGLVPEHPDARGDGSADVTVSAPIADDLAPDAVVSALVGAGVRVRGFEVERATLEDLFVALTGEGFDVVQ from the coding sequence ATGACGGCCGCCGCGAGCACCGAGCTCGCCATCGAGACGCACGCGTTGACCAAGACGTTCGGCAAGCAGACGGCGGTCAACGGCATCGACCTCGCCGTGCCGCGTGGCTCGGTCTTCGGTTTTCTCGGGCCGAATGGGTCGGGCAAAACCACGACCATTCGTGTTCTGCTCGGTCTCGCGAGCGCGACCAGCGGCGAGGTGAGCGTGCTCGGGCAACCGCTGCCGGGCCGGCTCGCAAATGTACTTCCGCGGGTCGGTGCGCTGATCGAAGGCCCCGGGTTCTATCCGTTTCTCTCCGGCGAGGCCAACCTGCGCCGGCTCGACTCCGCCGATCGGTACGTCAGCAGCTCCACCCGGCGTGCACGCGTGGATGCCGCCCTCGATCGCGTCGGGCTCAGTCACGCGGCGGGCAAGAAGGTCAAGGCCTACTCGCTCGGCATGAAGCAGCGACTCGGCATCGCCAACGCTCTGCTGACTCCGCGCGACCTGATCGTGCTCGACGAACCGACCAACGGACTCGACCCGCAGGGCACCCGCGAGGTGCGCAACCTGGTGCGCTCGCTCACCGCAGAAGGCACCACCGTTTTCGTCTCGAGCCACCTGCTGGCCGAAATCGAGCAGATCTGCACCCACGCCGCGGTGATGCGCGCCGGAAACCTCGTGGCGCAAGGCAGCCTCGACGACCTGCGCCGAGCGGGCCAGGCGCGCGTACGCGTGCTGACGCCTGACGACCTCGCCGCCGAGCAGGTACTTCGTCGGCTCGGGCTGGTTCCCGAGCATCCGGATGCCCGGGGTGACGGCTCGGCCGACGTGACCGTCTCGGCGCCCATCGCCGACGACCTGGCACCCGACGCGGTGGTCAGCGCGTTGGTCGGGGCGGGTGTTCGCGTGCGAGGATTCGAGGTCGAGCGCGCCACCCTCGAAGACCTCTTCGTGGCCCTCACCGGGGAGGGGTTCGACGTTGTCCAGTGA
- a CDS encoding LolA family protein has translation MTNNKWKRWIPAAVIPVVIAGVAIAVPLSANATDSLPTKSPQDVLAMIGNSTVTAFSGTVEQTANLGLPELPAGVSSSSLGASGTSSDASATPSPTSTGSAGSAAGPSTADVSSALALLTGTHTARVYVDGATNQRVQVIDQLAETDLVRNGSDVWQYDSAKQTAVHTTLPAKSGSSSDSSGDATVQTPEQLAQKFLDDVDPTTNVSVGGDVTVAGRSAYDLILTPQATDTLVGSVSIAVDSATGLPLQVSVTARGAADTAFSTGFTSLDLSTPSADLFNFTPPAGTTVTEKTAPAGSAGSAGAGSGATSTAPGASAPGSSAAKPVVTGTGWDAIVELPAGADASALTSSPLLGELTTAVDGGHLLSTTLVNVLVTDDGRVYAGSVSADQLQAVAAAK, from the coding sequence GTGACGAACAACAAGTGGAAGCGCTGGATTCCGGCTGCCGTCATTCCGGTGGTCATCGCCGGCGTGGCCATCGCCGTGCCCCTCTCGGCGAATGCAACCGACAGCCTGCCCACGAAGAGCCCGCAAGACGTGCTCGCGATGATCGGCAACAGCACGGTCACGGCGTTCTCGGGCACGGTCGAGCAGACCGCGAACCTCGGGCTGCCGGAGCTGCCGGCCGGCGTGTCGTCGAGTTCGCTCGGCGCCTCGGGTACCTCCTCCGACGCGAGCGCGACACCGTCGCCCACCTCGACCGGTTCGGCCGGTTCGGCTGCCGGCCCGAGCACCGCCGATGTCTCCTCGGCCCTGGCGCTGCTCACGGGAACGCACACCGCGCGCGTTTATGTCGACGGCGCCACCAACCAGCGCGTTCAGGTGATCGACCAGCTCGCCGAGACCGACCTGGTTCGAAACGGCAGCGACGTCTGGCAGTACGACTCCGCCAAGCAGACCGCTGTGCACACCACCCTGCCCGCCAAGAGCGGTTCATCGAGTGACAGCTCGGGCGACGCCACCGTGCAGACCCCTGAGCAGCTGGCTCAGAAGTTTCTCGACGACGTCGACCCCACCACCAACGTCTCCGTCGGCGGCGACGTGACGGTCGCCGGGCGCTCGGCCTACGACCTGATTCTCACGCCGCAGGCCACCGACACCCTGGTCGGTTCGGTGTCGATCGCGGTCGACTCCGCCACCGGGCTGCCGCTGCAGGTCAGCGTGACCGCGCGCGGGGCTGCCGACACGGCGTTCAGCACGGGCTTCACCTCGCTCGATCTCAGCACCCCGTCGGCCGACCTGTTCAACTTCACTCCCCCGGCAGGAACGACCGTGACCGAGAAGACCGCTCCGGCAGGTTCGGCGGGTTCGGCGGGCGCGGGTTCGGGCGCGACATCCACCGCCCCCGGCGCGTCGGCACCAGGCTCATCGGCGGCCAAGCCCGTGGTGACCGGTACCGGCTGGGACGCGATCGTCGAGCTGCCCGCAGGCGCCGACGCCTCGGCCCTGACGAGTTCGCCTCTGCTCGGTGAGTTGACCACAGCGGTCGACGGTGGTCACCTCTTGAGCACGACGCTCGTGAACGTGCTCGTCACCGACGACGGCCGGGTGTACGCCGGGTCGGTGTCGGCAGACCAGCTGCAGGCCGTGGCCGCCGCGAAGTGA
- a CDS encoding alpha/beta fold hydrolase, giving the protein MYKVTSTDATTLEVDRTGTGPALVIVTGAFNTRQSSKDLAALLAADFTVYEYDRRGRGDSGDTPPYEIARELEDLYAVIRSTGEQQGDGSAGAPPFVYGHSSGAVLALDAAASGVPMTKLAVYEPPLMFDHPVPLSTVESLNALVAAGDLDGAAKEFMRGTGMPAEQIEWVSHAPFWPGMLAIAHTLPYDQLLCVTGSASSDWLVSVSVPVLAIAGGDSAPWALAAAERIASVVSTATVDTLPGQNHAVEAAAVAPLLRSFFTAS; this is encoded by the coding sequence ATGTACAAGGTGACCTCGACCGACGCGACGACCCTCGAAGTCGATCGCACCGGCACCGGCCCGGCTCTCGTCATCGTCACCGGGGCCTTCAATACCCGCCAGTCGAGCAAAGACCTCGCCGCGTTGCTCGCCGCCGACTTCACGGTCTACGAATACGATCGCCGCGGTCGGGGTGACAGCGGCGACACGCCTCCGTACGAGATCGCTCGCGAGCTCGAAGACCTCTACGCGGTCATCCGGTCGACCGGCGAGCAGCAGGGCGACGGTTCGGCGGGTGCGCCCCCCTTCGTCTACGGCCACTCATCCGGAGCCGTTCTTGCGCTCGACGCGGCCGCCAGCGGTGTGCCGATGACGAAGCTGGCGGTGTATGAGCCTCCACTGATGTTCGATCATCCGGTGCCCCTGTCGACCGTCGAAAGCCTGAACGCGCTGGTCGCGGCCGGTGATCTCGACGGCGCCGCCAAAGAATTCATGCGCGGCACCGGCATGCCGGCCGAGCAGATCGAATGGGTGTCACACGCCCCGTTCTGGCCCGGGATGCTCGCCATAGCCCACACCCTGCCGTACGACCAGTTGCTCTGCGTCACTGGTTCTGCGTCGAGCGACTGGCTCGTCTCGGTCAGTGTTCCGGTGCTGGCGATCGCGGGCGGAGACAGCGCTCCGTGGGCCCTCGCGGCGGCCGAACGCATCGCGAGCGTGGTGAGTACGGCGACCGTCGACACGCTTCCCGGTCAGAACCATGCTGTCGAGGCGGCCGCGGTCGCGCCACTGCTGCGGTCGTTCTTTACCGCTTCCTGA